From the genome of Ziziphus jujuba cultivar Dongzao chromosome 6, ASM3175591v1, one region includes:
- the LOC107430316 gene encoding transcription factor MYBS3, with protein sequence MTRRCSHCSHNGHNSRTCPNRGVKLFGVRLTDGSIRKSASMGNLSHYAGSSSGANPGGANIPGSPGETPDHGGAADGYASEDFVPGSSSSCRERKKGVPWTEEEHRMFLLGLQKLGKGDWRGIARNYVISRTPTQVASHAQKYFIRQTNVSRRKRRSSLFDIVADESADTTMEPQDFLSVNHPQPEIQNENPLPAANALDEECESMDSSNSNDGESVPPKPDNSQSSYPVIYPAYFSPFFPFSLPFWSGHDNSTETNKKEMHEVLKPTAVHSKSPINVDELVGMSKLSLGESIGHSGPSSLSLKLLDGSSRQSAFHANPGSGSSNMNSSGSPIHAV encoded by the exons ATGACTCGGAGGTGCTCGCATTGTAGTCATAACGGGCACAACTCGAGGACGTGCCCGAACCGAGGAGTGAAGCTTTTCGGGGTCCGATTGACCGACGGGTCAATCCGGAAAAGCGCCAGTATGGGCAATCTCAGCCACTATGCCGGGTCCAGCTCCGGTGCCAATCCTGGCGGGGCAAATATTCCGGGTTCACCAGGAGAGACTCCGGATCACGGTGGTGCAGCGGATGGTTATGCCTCCGAGGATTTTGTACCTGGGTCGTCTTCGAGCTGTCGTGAGCGGAAAAAAG GTGTTCCATGGACTGAGGAGGAACACAGGATGTTTTTACTTGGATTACAAAAGCTTGGAAAAGGTGATTGGCGTGGAATTGCGCGCAATTATGTCATATCAAGAACACCTACTCAAGTGGCTAGTCATGCTCAGAAATATTTCATCAGGCAAACTAATGTATCTAGGAGAAAAAGACGTTCCAGCTTGTTTGATATTGTAGCAGATGAA TCAGCTGATACTACAATGGAACCACAAGACTTCTTGTCTGTCAACCATCCACAGCCTGAAATTCAAAACGAAAATCCATTGCCTGCTGCTAATGCACTTGACGAAGAATGTGAATCAATGGATTCTAGCAACTCAAACGATGGAGAATCTGTTCCTCCAAAGCCCGATAACTCACAGTCCTCTTACCCAGTAATATATCCTGCTTATTTCTCACctttctttccattttccttACCATTTTGGTCTGGACATGATAATAGCACAGAGACAAATAAGAAGGAGATGCATGAAGTGCTCAAGCCGACAGCAGTACATTCAAAGAGCCCAATCAATGTTGATGAGCTTGTAGGGATGTCAAAACTGAGTTTAGGAGAGTCTATTGGTCATTCTGGTCCCTCATCTCTATCGCTGAAGCTGCTTGATGGTTCATCTAGGCAGTCTGCTTTCCATGCAAATCCAGGCTCAGGCAGTTCGAACATGAATTCGAGTGGCAGCCCCATCCATGCTGTTTGA
- the LOC125419161 gene encoding O-fucosyltransferase 30, which produces MNLLSFNRPTTARPWPNKKPSHRSPFLVLSFLFFFFLFFFLLYYSFTPPSPFLDSLKTPFPSPPECASRVPFPGEKFLWYAPHSGFSNQLSEFKNAILMAGILNRTLIVPPILDHHAVALGSCPKFRVLDPDKIRISVWEHVVELIRSGRYFSMADIIDISSLISSSFVRAIDFRVFAFHWCNLNIDATCVNKLDMPSTFLHSLKQCGSLLSGLDGSVEKCLYAVNKDCRTTVWTYKNGNEDEALDSFQPDDQLKKKKKTSYVRKRCDVYKNLGPGSEAESATLLAFGSLFTAPYKGSELYIDIHETPRDQRIQNLMQKIEFLPFVPEIINAGKKFAHETIRAPFLCAQLRLLDGQFKNHRKSTFLGLKQKLESFHQSPHPIHIYIMTDLPESNWTGSYLEDLAGDSNRFKLFSLKEKDELVRETAKRLVDASHGLSFGFIPKTRDGGGKINKYCHPPMLPDVLLYIEETVCSCASLGFVGTPGSTIAESIELMRKHEVCSSQTEL; this is translated from the exons ATGAACTTGCTCAGCTTCAACAGACCCACCACCGCTAGACCATGGCCCAACAAGAAACCGTCACACAGATCCCCATTCCTCGTCCTCtccttcctctttttctttttcctcttcttcttccttctctacTACTCTTTCACCCCCCCTTCTCCTTTCTTGGATTCATTGAAAACCCCATTTCCCAGTCCCCCTGAATGCGCATCCCGGGTCCCATTCCCAGGAGAAAAGTTCCTTTGGTATGCCCCGCACAGTGGGTTCAGTAACCAGCTCTCCGAGTTCAAGAACGCCATTTTGATGGCTGGGATTTTGAACCGGACTTTAATTGTCCCCCCGATCCTCGATCACCATGCCGTTGCTCTAGGTAGCTGTCCCAAGTTTAGGGTTTTGGATCCTGATAAGATTCGGATTTCGGTTTGGGAGCATGTGGTTGAGCTCATTCGGAGTGGGAG GTATTTCTCCATGGCTGACATTATTGATATTTCTTCATTGATTTCTTCTTCCTTTGTTCGAGCCATAGATTTTCGAGTCTTTGCATTCCATTGGTGTAATTTGAACATAGATGCTACTTGTGTCAATAAATTAGATATGCCCTCCACTTTCCTCCATAGCCTTAAACAATGTGGATCTCTACTCTCTGGCCTTGATGGTAGTGTGGAAAAGTGTTTATATGCTGTCAATAAAGATTGTAGAACTACAGTTTGGACATATAAAAATGGTAATGAGGATGAGGCCTTAGATTCTTTCCAACCTGATGATCAActcaagaagaaaaagaaaacctcaTATGTTAGGAAACGCTGTGATGTATATAAGAATCTTGGACCTGGTTCAGAAGCTGAATCAGCGACTCTGTTGGCATTTGGGAGCCTTTTCACTGCTCCATATAAAGGTTCTGAGTTGTACATTGACATCCATGAAACTCCAAGAGATCAAAGGATACAAAATCTGATGCAGAAGATTGAATTTCTTCCTTTTGTCCCTGAAATTATTAATGCTGGAAAGAAGTTTGCTCATGAGACCATTAGAGCTCCTTTTCTTTGTGCTCAGCTTAGATTATTAGATGGACAGTTCAAGAACCATAGGAAGAGCACTTTTCTGGGGTTAAAGCAAAAATTGGAATCATTTCATCAGAGTCCTCAtcctattcatatatatattatgactgATCTTCCTGAAAGTAATTGGACCGGGAGTTACTTGGAGGATTTGGCTGGAGATTCAAATCGATTTAAACTTTTTTCTCTGAAAGAGAAAGATGAGTTGGTGAGGGAAACAGCTAAAAGACTTGTGGATGCGAGTCATGGGTTAAGCTTTGGGTTTATTCCAAAAACTCGTGATGGAGGTGGTAAAATTAATAAGTACTGTCACCCTCCAATGTTACCAGATGTACTTCTATACATAGAAGAAACAGTTTGCAGCTGTGCTTCACTTGGGTTTGTTGGGACTCCTGGCTCAACTATTGCAGAGAGCATAGAGTTAATGCGAAAGCATGAGGTATGTTCAAGTCAAACTGAACTATGA